One Deltaproteobacteria bacterium genomic window, CGTTGCTCTCGATCGTCGCGAGCAGATCGCCGCGCGCGACCGCGTCGCCGAGCCGCGCCTTCACCGAGCGCACGACGCCGGGGAAGCGCGGCATCACGTGCGCGAGGGCATCCTCGTTCGGCGCGATGCGGCCGTAGAGGACCACGCGCTCGCGGATCGTCGCCGGGCCGGCTGCGGCGACCTGGATGCCGGCGATCTCGCGCTGCCCGGGTGCGAGCGTCACGCGGTTCTCGTACGAGGAGAACCGGAAGCGGTGCTCGCGTCCCGCCTCGCGCGCGACGACCTCCGCGTCGAAGGAGTGCGGCTCATGGACGATCGCGTCCCCGAGCAGGCAGTCGCCGCGCGGCGCGAAACGGATCCGGTCGACGCGCTCGCCCAGACGGCGCAGCGTCACCTCGAGCTCCACGCTCGCGGGATCGATCGGCTTCTCATCCCGGTACACGTAGGCACGGAACTCCGGCGGCACGCCCTGCTCGAAGATCGTGAGCTCGAGGGCGAACGCGCCATCCTCGAGCCAGCGGCCGCGATGCGGGCCGCGCTCGAAGGACCCGGGCTCGACCTCGTCGGCGTGCTCGCCGCGCGAGCAGGCGAGCGGAGCGGCCAGGAGCACGAGAGCGGCCAGAGCGGCCGCGCGAGAGAGCTTGTCGGGCATCATGGCTGGACCTCCAAAGGAACCCCGGTCAGACGTTCGATCTGCTGCGCGCTGTGGTGCGCCTCTGTGAGGGCGGTCAGGTACTGCTCGCGCGCGGCCAGGCGCGCGCGTTCGGCGTCGAGAACTTCGAGCTGCGCGAAGCGGCCCTGCTCGTAGCCGCGTCGCAGCGCTTCGACCGCGCGCTCGGTGCCGGGAATGACGCGCGAACTCAGCAGGCCCGCCTCCTCCGTGGCGGCCTCGAGGCCTACGCGCGCCTCTTCGAGGTCGGCCGCCGCGCGGACGCGCGCGCCGCGCGCCTCTGCTGCGAGCTTTGCGACGCGATGCTCGGTTTCCGCGATCGAGCCACTCCTTCGGTCCCAGAGTGGAAGCGGCACGGAGAGACCGACGACGAAAGCCGTCTCGTCGGGACCCGAGAGGCGGCGCGGTCCGGCGTGAAGCGTCACGTCGG contains:
- a CDS encoding HlyD family efflux transporter periplasmic adaptor subunit, whose amino-acid sequence is MMPDKLSRAAALAALVLLAAPLACSRGEHADEVEPGSFERGPHRGRWLEDGAFALELTIFEQGVPPEFRAYVYRDEKPIDPASVELEVTLRRLGERVDRIRFAPRGDCLLGDAIVHEPHSFDAEVVAREAGREHRFRFSSYENRVTLAPGQREIAGIQVAAAGPATIRERVVLYGRIAPNEDALAHVMPRFPGVVRSVKARLGDAVARGDLLATIESNESLQAFELRAPLAGTVIAKDVAPGEFVSTERELFQIADLGSVWVDLDVYRRDFGRLRVGQTVRVDAGDGSPPVETTLAYLSPIGAVGTQTLLARAVLANPERSWRPGLFVTAEVEVGAEQVPVAVAVDALQRLRDWDVVFIAAGDVFEAQPLELGRSDAAHVEVVSGLSAGQSYVAAGSFVLKAEAGKSGATHDH
- a CDS encoding TolC family protein, which translates into the protein SRRLRAGIATPAEEIRAGVAVDVAGVELEHSEHGLATARQKLAAMWGGEAPRFERAVGGLDRLPIAPRADELRQRLAESPSVARWQAELLRRNASRASARSERTPDVTLHAGPRRLSGPDETAFVVGLSVPLPLWDRRSGSIAETEHRVAKLAAEARGARVRAAADLEEARVGLEAATEEAGLLSSRVIPGTERAVEALRRGYEQGRFAQLEVLDAERARLAAREQYLTALTEAHHSAQQIERLTGVPLEVQP